The following proteins are encoded in a genomic region of Gemmatimonas sp. UBA7669:
- a CDS encoding Lrp/AsnC ligand binding domain-containing protein, whose translation MITTIVLVQADPKSIVACASALAGIDGVAEVYSVSGAWDLVAIVRVPDLDQIATVVTQGFANVPGILRTQTLTAFRTYSRTDLEQAWDIGVE comes from the coding sequence ATGATCACCACGATTGTGCTCGTGCAGGCCGATCCCAAGTCCATCGTGGCCTGCGCCAGTGCGCTGGCCGGCATCGACGGAGTGGCCGAGGTGTATTCCGTGTCCGGGGCCTGGGACCTGGTGGCGATTGTCCGCGTGCCCGATCTCGATCAGATCGCGACCGTGGTCACGCAGGGCTTTGCCAACGTGCCGGGCATCTTGCGCACACAAACCCTTACGGCGTTTCGCACGTACAGCCGCACCGATCTCGAGCAGGCCTGGGACATCGGCGTCGAGTGA